From the genome of Nicotiana sylvestris chromosome 2, ASM39365v2, whole genome shotgun sequence, one region includes:
- the LOC104243733 gene encoding cytochrome c oxidase subunit 5C → MAGSHVAHAVYKGPSVVKEILIGITLGMVAGGFWKIHHWNNQRRTKEFYDMLEKGEISVVVNEE, encoded by the coding sequence ATGGCAGGTTCCCACGTTGCACATGCTGTGTACAAGGGTCCAAGTGTAGTGAAGGAGATACTGATTGGGATTACTCTTGGCATGGTTGCGGGAGGTTTCTGGAAAATCCACCATTGGAACAACCAGAGGAGAACTAAGGAATTTTATGATATGCTTGAGAAAGGCGAGATCAGTGTCGTGGTGAATGAGGAGTAG